The sequence TGCTTGGTGTCTAGCACCAAATCCAAAGTGCGTTCTGGCAGCACATTAACAAAAAATATCACATCTTTCCTCACAGGGAAGCGAGTTCGACGGGTTCAATTCTCAGATCCTCGGTCAAGTAACCCGCTTTGATCCCCGGTGAATGTTCAAAAACGAGCAGCCAATTTTCCGCTAGCGCCTGTTTCAACACCCGGTCCTTATTTTTCATCGCCATGACATAATGCGTTTTCAGGTGCGAAGGTGTCGGGACCAAGTCCGCCAGAAAACACGCGGTCAGTCCCCCCGATTTCACCGTAACGATCTGATGGTTGGGTGTATGCCCCGGTGCAGACAGTATTGTCACGCCGGGGGCAACCTCCTCGTCGCCGGCGATAAGCGCAACCTGTCCCCTTCTTTCAAGCGGCTCCCAAGTGTATGGGAGATAGCTGGGACTACTGCGCGGGTCAGGCTCCTTTGCATACGCCAGTTCACCCTGATTGATGTAGTAAACGGCGTTTGGAAATGTGGGCTTGAATCCTCCGGCTTCTTCCTGAAAACAATTTCCGCCGGCGTGGTCGAAATGCAGGTGCGTTAAAATGACCTTACTGATATCCGTCGCCTGTACCCCCGCCGCTGCGAGGCTTCTCAGCAAGTCTGTCCCGGATTTGTCAACACCATACAGAAAAGCGAATTTTTCATCGTAGGCGTTGCCAAGTCCGGTATCCACCAGAATATTCTCCGTGGGGGTCCGAATCAAAAGGCAGTTTAGCCCCATCAGGATTCGGTTACGATCATCGGCAGGATTGGTGCGCTCCCACAGTACCTTCGGTATTGTGCCGAACATAGCACCCCCGTCCAGTCGGAACGTGCCATCGCTTACCACAAAAAGTTCAAACTCACCAAATTTCATAAGATAGTTACCTTAGTTCACGTCTAATTCTTCAACGGCTTCCCTGTCTTGAGGGTATACTCGATCCGCTGATGGGTTTTTTCCTCACCACAGAGCCTGAGAAACGCCTCGCGCTCCAGTTCAAGGAGATAGTCCTCGGATACAGATTGCGGGGTAGAAAGTTCCCCGCCACAAAGGACATACGCGAGCTGGTTCAAGATCTTCACATCGTGGTCACTGAGCTGCCCGGCGCGCTGCGCAAGATCGATCTCTGATTTCAATCGGTCAAGCCCCGTCTCACCCAGCACAAATATCCCCCGCGGTTGAGGCTCCTGATACCTCTCCGCTGCCATCGCTAGCACCAGCTGCTTGGCATCGTGCAGGTGATGCGCTCGATTGATTGAAACAGTGTCCGCATCACGGAGATAGCCGAGCTGCTTTGCGCCCACAGCGCTCTCAGACACTTTGGCATAGGCGATGGTTTCAAAGGCACGCTTAAAGTACGGAAACAGTTCAACGTCCGCCTCCAACGGCACCCCCTCTAGGCAGCGGATAGCCATCTCCTTTACACCTCCCGCAGCCGGGATAAGCCCGACGCCCACCTCAACCAGACCGATGTAAGTTTCGGCAGCAGCACAGATTCATCCCCCACCCAAAGCCATACCCGCGGGGGCAGCGACCACCGGCTTGGGGGAAAGTCTGAATCTCATGTTCGCCCTTTGGTAGGCGGAGATCATTGCCTCAAGCGCCTCCCAGTCTTTGTTTCGAGCCCGCTCAAGCATCAAGGCAAGATTCGCACCGACAGAGAAGTTGTCCGCGTGATTCCCGATGACAAGTCCCTCAAAATTGCGTTCCACCTCATCAAGGGCTTCAAACATCATCTCAATGCTTGGATTATCAATCGCGTTCATCTTGCTGTGAAATTCGAGGCATAGAACCCCATCGCCCATGTCGATGAGGCTTGCGTCCGCGTTGGATTTCACAGGTTTGCTTTTGGACGACGGTTTGTAGAATGAAGTATGTTCCGAATTTAGCAGATTTGCAACAAGCTGCGGAACCGTATGGCTTTCTGATTTCATCTGTGCAACGGATTCCGATACACCGATTGCGTCCCACGCCTCAAAAATCCCAAGCTCCCAGTTGAATCCCCACTTCATCACATTGTCAATACTCTCCAGATCATCCGCGATTTCGGGGATGCGCACTGCTGCGTAGCGCATCGTATGGCTGAGGCATTTCCACGCAAACTGACCCGCACGATCATCGCTGTCAATGAGTCTCTTCAAACGCTTCCCTGCGTCTGTGATTCGCCTGACCTCACTGATCAAATCAAACCGGACCTCCGAACGAGGCACATATTCAAGTGTATTATAGTCTAACGTCCAGATCTCGCTGCCGTTTCCGCCACGGCGTCTCTGATAGAAGCCACCCCCCGTTTTCTCGCCGAGCCATCCCTTTTCAACTATCTGTAAAATGAAATCGGGAACCCGAAAAACTTCACGCTGCTCATCGTTAGCTGCATTCTCGTAGACGTTGTTCGCCACATCCACGAGCACATCAAGCCCAATGATGTCTCCCAAACGGAAAGTCGCGCTTCGAGGACGCCCCATCGGTGGACCCGTAATTGCATCCACCTCGTCAATCGTATACCCCTCCTCAAGGGTCAAGTGGATGGTGTGCAAGACTGAGAAAATGCCGATCCGGTTGGCGATAAAGTTCGGTGTATCTTTACAATGGACAACCCCTTTGCCAAGCGTGTGCCCCGCAAAATCGGAGATGAATTCGACCAGATCCGGACGGGTTGTATCCGTCGGAATAAGCTCAATCAGGTACATATAACGCGGCGGATTGAAGAAATGTGTACCGAGAAAGCATTCCCGATAGTCCTGTGAGAGGTCTTCAGCGATTGCACGAATC is a genomic window of Candidatus Poribacteria bacterium containing:
- a CDS encoding MBL fold metallo-hydrolase: MKFGEFELFVVSDGTFRLDGGAMFGTIPKVLWERTNPADDRNRILMGLNCLLIRTPTENILVDTGLGNAYDEKFAFLYGVDKSGTDLLRSLAAAGVQATDISKVILTHLHFDHAGGNCFQEEAGGFKPTFPNAVYYINQGELAYAKEPDPRSSPSYLPYTWEPLERRGQVALIAGDEEVAPGVTILSAPGHTPNHQIVTVKSGGLTACFLADLVPTPSHLKTHYVMAMKNKDRVLKQALAENWLLVFEHSPGIKAGYLTEDLRIEPVELASL